One part of the Actinomyces howellii genome encodes these proteins:
- the nth gene encoding endonuclease III → MARTRGAASAPAATAAKASKAPEAPKAPEELRRRAAAVDDELSRHYPDARCALVHDGPFQLLVATVLSAQTTDARVNTITPELFGRWPDPAALAGADRAELEALLRPLGMQRTRAERLIGLGAALADRGGQVPSDVETLQTLPGVGRKTANVVLGNAFGVPAITVDTHVGRLSRRLGWTTASDPRAVERDIASLWEPWRWTDGCHRLIEHGRAVCRARSPLCEDCALATGLCPRVGVA, encoded by the coding sequence ATGGCCAGGACGAGGGGCGCGGCGAGCGCGCCGGCTGCGACGGCGGCCAAGGCTTCCAAGGCTCCGGAGGCTCCCAAGGCTCCGGAGGAGCTCAGGCGGCGGGCCGCCGCGGTTGACGACGAGCTGAGCCGGCACTATCCCGACGCCCGCTGCGCTCTCGTCCACGACGGCCCCTTCCAGCTCCTCGTGGCCACGGTCCTGTCGGCCCAGACGACCGACGCCCGGGTCAACACGATCACCCCCGAGCTGTTCGGGCGGTGGCCCGATCCCGCGGCGCTGGCGGGAGCGGACCGTGCCGAGCTCGAGGCGCTGCTGCGGCCGCTGGGGATGCAGCGCACCCGGGCCGAGCGGCTCATCGGTCTGGGGGCCGCGCTCGCGGACCGCGGCGGCCAGGTCCCCTCCGACGTCGAGACGCTCCAGACCCTGCCGGGCGTGGGACGCAAGACCGCCAATGTCGTGCTCGGCAACGCCTTCGGAGTCCCGGCCATCACTGTTGACACCCATGTCGGGCGCCTGTCGCGCCGCCTGGGATGGACGACAGCGAGCGATCCGCGCGCCGTCGAGCGCGACATCGCCTCCCTGTGGGAGCCGTGGCGATGGACCGACGGCTGCCACCGCCTCATCGAGCACGGCCGTGCCGTGTGCCGTGCCCGCTCCCCACTGTGCGAGGACTGCGCCCTGGCCACCGGCCTGTGCCCTCGGGTCGGCGTGGCCTGA
- a CDS encoding Mur ligase family protein, translating to MDLSPAASLRSRATIALGRAARAAARLRGGGSGGTALPGLVVERTDPGFLARTLGQLPHGVIVVSGTNGKTTTTKMVVQLLRDQGLRVLTNRSGSNFVRGVLASLLTEVDAGGRLDADIAVLELDEAHAVRFVELVRPRAALLLNVMRDQLDRFGEIDYTASLLRKVAAATTGVVVVNADDPRLAADHFLTGLTARTASFGAGEELRSLFLSDDDLRTGHAASQTPRPESCPEPRVRLDSIEDQRAVVTVDGQEHTIDFAIPGIHNMLNACAALSLCLEVLGDGADVPTLLTTLSEVEAAFGRGEVLELDGRRIQLALVKNPAGFRMSLLSAAAATADEVVMVAINDEYADGRDMSWLWDVDFSALRDGVAVVTGVRAWDMALRLRYEEVPVAAVEPDLGAALELLRAAAAEADGSAGRPMRVFTTYTAMLALRARLGQITDVEEAMA from the coding sequence ATGGACCTGTCCCCCGCCGCGTCGCTGCGCTCGCGCGCGACCATCGCCCTGGGCCGGGCCGCCCGCGCAGCGGCTCGCCTGCGCGGAGGGGGCTCGGGGGGCACCGCCCTTCCCGGCCTCGTCGTCGAGCGCACCGATCCTGGGTTCCTGGCCCGTACCCTTGGCCAGCTGCCCCACGGCGTCATCGTCGTGTCCGGGACCAACGGCAAGACGACGACCACGAAGATGGTCGTCCAGCTCCTGCGGGACCAGGGCCTGCGGGTGCTCACCAACCGCTCAGGGTCGAACTTCGTGCGCGGCGTGCTCGCCTCCCTGCTCACCGAGGTCGACGCCGGCGGCCGCCTCGACGCCGACATCGCCGTCCTCGAGCTCGACGAGGCCCACGCGGTGCGCTTCGTCGAGCTGGTCCGTCCGCGCGCCGCCCTCTTGCTCAACGTCATGCGCGACCAGCTCGACCGCTTCGGGGAGATCGACTACACCGCCTCCCTCCTGCGCAAGGTCGCGGCGGCCACAACCGGTGTCGTCGTGGTCAACGCCGACGACCCCCGCCTGGCCGCCGACCACTTCCTGACCGGCCTGACGGCCCGGACCGCCTCCTTCGGCGCGGGTGAGGAGCTGCGCTCCCTGTTCCTGTCCGACGACGACCTGCGCACAGGCCACGCTGCCTCCCAGACCCCCCGCCCCGAGTCCTGCCCCGAGCCTCGGGTGCGCCTGGACTCCATCGAGGACCAGCGGGCGGTCGTCACGGTCGACGGCCAGGAGCACACGATCGACTTCGCCATCCCGGGCATCCACAACATGCTCAACGCCTGCGCGGCCCTGAGCCTGTGTCTCGAGGTGCTCGGTGACGGTGCCGACGTGCCCACCCTCCTGACCACCCTGAGCGAGGTCGAGGCCGCCTTCGGACGTGGCGAGGTCCTCGAGCTCGACGGACGCCGCATCCAGCTCGCCCTCGTCAAGAACCCCGCCGGCTTCCGCATGAGCCTGCTGTCCGCCGCCGCGGCGACGGCCGACGAGGTCGTCATGGTGGCCATCAACGACGAGTACGCCGACGGACGGGACATGTCGTGGCTCTGGGACGTTGACTTCTCGGCACTGCGCGACGGGGTGGCGGTGGTCACTGGCGTGCGGGCGTGGGACATGGCGCTGCGCCTGCGCTACGAGGAGGTGCCGGTGGCGGCCGTCGAGCCCGATCTGGGCGCCGCCCTCGAGCTGCTCCGCGCCGCGGCCGCTGAGGCCGACGGCTCCGCAGGACGGCCGATGCGCGTGTTCACGACCTACACCGCGATGCTCGCGCTGCGCGCGCGGCTGGGGCAGATCACCGACGTCGAGGAGGCCATGGCATGA
- a CDS encoding transglycosylase domain-containing protein — MSTSPPRGRSLSPAQVVSMLLVFLLLSSAGGLLTAGFAMPFVGAASAVTSASAQLFDELPDDFNVLEPSEISVIRASNGQQITQFYAENRIVVPLSEMSVNIQNAIIAVEDQRFYQHKGVDPAGIVRAVVSNANSGDTQGASTLTQQYVRNVLIEAGLRSDDPAAIAAAKAPTVARKLREIKYALTLEQKYSKQQILEGYLNIAAFGPSTYGVEASSRYYFSHSAAELTIPEAALLAGITNAPGAYDPEAYPDKAKSRMDWVLQKMYEEQFITEEEYQAGLATQIADMLKITSTPGGCAAAGSAAYFCEYVVSEIENSELYGASEAERRQLLLRGGLDITTTIDLDKQAAADAAVQEYVPTGDASGVKAALASVEPGTGRILALSQNTNYGEAASADSSTTQISLNVDASHGGMKNSDGTSGFQPGSTFKAFVLAQWYASGRSGYETMNTDPTTFPASTWTISCDPSKADSWKVGNANSSEGGTHNVIQNTALSINVGYARMTSKLDICDITGLAAKLGVTNNDGEALSPSPSIALGSQEVTPLQMANAYATFAASGMYCKPIAIDKIVDTDGNEIPVPSAECTQAMDATAADRTTATLQQVLTSQGTGRSAILSGGRPAAGKTGTTERMDNAWFVGYTPQLSAAVWLGHSEGYSPMDDQWIGGRYYSTMYGSDAPAPLWKMYMDAALSSAAVEGFPQVSLGSAPASSSSSSSQSNRGENTSGGQATQEPAQAEEQVVVEEQVVEEQVVVEQAEGGRAPEQQAITEDD; from the coding sequence ATGTCGACGTCTCCTCCCCGCGGCCGGTCGCTGTCACCCGCACAGGTCGTCTCGATGCTGCTGGTCTTCCTGCTCCTGTCGAGCGCCGGCGGCCTGCTCACCGCGGGCTTCGCGATGCCCTTCGTGGGCGCCGCCTCGGCGGTGACCAGCGCCTCGGCGCAGCTGTTCGACGAGCTGCCTGACGACTTCAACGTGCTCGAGCCCTCGGAGATCTCCGTCATCCGCGCCTCCAACGGCCAGCAGATCACGCAGTTCTACGCCGAGAACCGCATCGTCGTGCCCCTGTCGGAGATGTCGGTCAACATCCAGAACGCGATCATCGCCGTGGAGGACCAGCGCTTCTACCAGCACAAGGGGGTCGACCCGGCAGGCATCGTGCGCGCCGTCGTGTCCAACGCCAACTCCGGGGACACCCAGGGCGCCTCGACCCTGACCCAGCAGTACGTGCGCAACGTCCTCATCGAGGCGGGTCTGCGCAGCGACGACCCCGCCGCCATCGCCGCGGCCAAGGCGCCGACCGTCGCCCGCAAGCTCCGCGAGATCAAGTACGCCCTGACCCTGGAGCAGAAGTACTCCAAGCAGCAGATCCTCGAGGGCTACCTCAACATCGCGGCCTTCGGCCCCTCGACCTACGGCGTCGAGGCCTCCTCCCGCTACTACTTCTCTCACTCGGCCGCCGAGCTGACGATCCCCGAGGCGGCCCTCCTGGCGGGCATCACGAACGCCCCGGGCGCCTACGACCCGGAGGCCTACCCGGACAAGGCGAAGTCCAGGATGGACTGGGTCCTCCAGAAGATGTACGAGGAGCAGTTCATCACCGAGGAGGAGTACCAGGCCGGTCTGGCGACCCAGATCGCCGACATGCTCAAGATCACCTCGACCCCGGGCGGCTGCGCCGCAGCCGGCAGCGCCGCCTACTTCTGCGAGTACGTCGTCTCCGAGATCGAGAACTCCGAGCTCTACGGAGCCTCTGAGGCCGAGCGCCGCCAGCTGCTCCTACGAGGAGGGCTCGACATCACGACGACCATCGACCTGGACAAGCAGGCCGCGGCCGACGCCGCCGTCCAGGAGTACGTCCCCACCGGCGACGCCTCCGGGGTCAAGGCCGCACTGGCCTCGGTCGAGCCGGGGACCGGACGGATCCTGGCGCTGAGCCAGAACACCAACTACGGTGAGGCCGCCTCCGCGGACTCCTCGACCACCCAGATCTCCCTCAACGTCGACGCCTCCCACGGCGGTATGAAGAACTCCGACGGCACCAGCGGCTTCCAGCCGGGGTCGACCTTCAAGGCCTTCGTCCTGGCCCAGTGGTACGCCTCGGGACGATCGGGCTACGAGACGATGAACACCGACCCCACGACCTTCCCCGCCTCGACGTGGACGATCTCCTGCGACCCGTCCAAGGCCGACTCCTGGAAGGTCGGCAACGCCAACTCCTCCGAGGGCGGGACGCACAACGTCATCCAGAACACCGCCCTGTCGATCAACGTCGGCTACGCCAGGATGACCTCCAAGCTCGACATCTGCGACATCACGGGCCTGGCGGCGAAGCTGGGGGTGACGAACAACGACGGCGAGGCCCTGTCCCCCTCGCCCTCGATCGCACTGGGCTCCCAGGAGGTCACGCCCCTGCAGATGGCCAACGCCTACGCGACCTTCGCGGCCAGCGGCATGTACTGCAAGCCGATCGCGATCGACAAGATCGTCGACACCGACGGCAACGAGATACCTGTGCCCTCCGCCGAGTGCACCCAGGCGATGGACGCGACGGCGGCCGACCGCACGACGGCCACGCTCCAGCAGGTGCTCACCTCTCAGGGCACCGGACGCAGCGCCATCCTGTCCGGCGGGCGCCCCGCGGCGGGCAAGACGGGGACCACGGAGAGGATGGACAACGCCTGGTTCGTCGGCTACACCCCCCAGCTGTCCGCCGCCGTGTGGCTCGGCCACTCCGAGGGCTACTCCCCGATGGACGACCAGTGGATCGGCGGACGCTACTACTCGACGATGTACGGCTCCGACGCACCGGCCCCCCTGTGGAAGATGTACATGGACGCGGCGCTGAGCTCGGCGGCCGTCGAGGGCTTCCCCCAGGTGAGCCTGGGCTCGGCCCCGGCGTCCTCGTCCTCCTCGTCCTCTCAGTCCAACCGGGGGGAGAACACCTCCGGCGGTCAGGCCACCCAGGAGCCCGCCCAGGCCGAGGAGCAGGTGGTCGTCGAGGAGCAGGTCGTCGAGGAGCAGGTGGTCGTCGAGCAGGCCGAGGGCGGCAGGGCCCCCGAGCAGCAGGCGATCACGGAGGACGACTGA
- a CDS encoding FeoA family protein yields the protein MTTVTTAVDQTAPSVSDTVTELSSLRRGARARIHSISTTRGTGLARRLADLGLEPGRVIEVGRRAPLGDPTVYRVADYELGLRRREADLVLVEVVA from the coding sequence GTGACCACCGTGACCACCGCAGTCGATCAGACCGCACCGTCGGTCAGCGACACCGTCACCGAGCTGTCCTCCCTGCGCCGGGGAGCGCGCGCACGCATCCACTCGATCTCCACCACGCGCGGCACCGGACTCGCCCGACGCCTGGCTGACCTCGGCCTGGAGCCCGGGCGCGTCATCGAGGTCGGCCGCCGGGCCCCGCTGGGCGACCCCACCGTCTACCGGGTGGCCGACTACGAGCTGGGCCTGCGCCGTCGGGAGGCCGACCTCGTCCTGGTCGAGGTCGTCGCATGA
- a CDS encoding NUDIX hydrolase, with protein sequence MPTPEFIVSLRTRIGHDQLWLPGVSLVVLDEADRVLLGRRADNGRWGVVSGIPEPGEQPAAAALRECVEETGVRPEILGVCRVLAEEPFAFPNGDRCVFMDTTFVARAHPEAAAQARVGDEESTAVGWFDLTALPEPLLATTPPRIEVALAWLADPVRAARFA encoded by the coding sequence ATGCCGACGCCTGAGTTCATCGTGTCCCTGCGCACGAGGATCGGGCACGACCAGCTGTGGCTGCCCGGGGTGAGCCTCGTCGTGCTCGACGAGGCCGACCGGGTGCTCCTGGGCCGCAGGGCCGACAACGGACGGTGGGGCGTCGTGTCGGGCATCCCGGAGCCGGGGGAACAGCCTGCCGCCGCCGCGCTGCGCGAGTGCGTCGAGGAGACCGGTGTCCGCCCCGAGATCCTTGGAGTGTGCCGGGTCCTGGCCGAGGAGCCCTTCGCCTTCCCCAACGGAGACAGGTGCGTGTTCATGGACACCACCTTCGTGGCCCGCGCTCACCCCGAGGCCGCAGCGCAGGCACGAGTCGGCGACGAGGAGTCCACCGCGGTGGGTTGGTTCGACCTCACCGCACTGCCCGAGCCGCTTCTGGCGACGACGCCACCGCGCATCGAGGTCGCCCTGGCCTGGCTCGCCGACCCGGTACGTGCAGCACGCTTCGCGTAA
- a CDS encoding Crp/Fnr family transcriptional regulator, with amino-acid sequence MEDSIISRIPLFEGMSSEEQDELRAMMAQTTLRRGEILFNEGEQGDRLYILLSGKVKLGHASADGRENLLAVLGPGEVVGELTLFDPGPRSTTATAVAPTDLLALEHGQLMAFIESHPALAKDMLRALAQRLRRTNTALADLVFSDVPGRVAKALLDLADRFGSPTEDGVHVPHDLTQEELAQLVGASRETVNKSLAEFVSRGWIRLEGRAVTLLDVDRLRRRAR; translated from the coding sequence GTGGAAGACAGCATCATCTCCAGGATCCCGCTCTTCGAGGGAATGAGCTCCGAGGAGCAGGACGAGCTGCGCGCCATGATGGCGCAGACGACCCTGCGCCGCGGCGAGATCCTGTTCAACGAGGGCGAGCAGGGGGACCGTCTCTACATCCTGCTGTCGGGCAAGGTCAAGCTCGGTCACGCCTCCGCGGACGGCCGAGAGAACCTTCTCGCCGTGCTCGGTCCCGGCGAGGTCGTCGGTGAGCTGACCCTGTTCGACCCGGGTCCGCGCTCGACCACCGCCACCGCCGTGGCCCCCACCGACCTGCTCGCGCTCGAGCACGGCCAGCTCATGGCCTTCATCGAGTCCCACCCGGCGCTGGCCAAGGACATGCTGCGCGCCCTGGCACAGCGCCTGCGCCGCACGAACACGGCCCTGGCCGACCTTGTCTTCTCCGACGTCCCGGGCCGCGTGGCCAAGGCGCTGCTCGACCTGGCCGACCGCTTCGGCTCCCCCACCGAGGACGGCGTGCACGTCCCCCACGACCTCACCCAGGAGGAGCTCGCCCAGCTCGTGGGCGCCTCTCGCGAGACGGTCAACAAGTCGCTCGCCGAGTTCGTCTCCCGTGGGTGGATCCGCCTTGAGGGACGGGCCGTCACGCTCCTCGACGTCGACCGCCTGCGCCGCCGGGCCCGCTGA
- a CDS encoding type 1 glutamine amidotransferase, translated as MSSVSGVSGAGGSAHEGLWEHRTEGPARGRLRVLQLYPRDMNIYGDWGNTLVLVRRAQWHGYDVELVSYDPGDELPGDVHLVVGGGGQDSGQSRIKDDLLARAAELSAWASDGVPMLVICGLYQLFGHRFATGTGTVIPGIGVIDAETVAGPGRLIGNITLDTDDLGRVVGYENHSGLTTLGPGARPFGRVLSGDGNNGTDSTEGGRVHHLIGTYLHGSLLPKNPVVADWLLARAVEHSGGRWDPAPIDDTWADRARAVAMSRPR; from the coding sequence ATGAGCAGCGTGAGCGGCGTGAGCGGCGCCGGCGGCTCGGCGCACGAGGGCCTGTGGGAGCACAGGACCGAGGGTCCGGCCCGTGGGAGGCTGCGGGTCCTCCAGCTCTACCCGCGCGACATGAACATCTACGGGGACTGGGGCAACACCCTCGTCCTGGTCCGGCGCGCGCAGTGGCACGGGTACGACGTCGAGCTCGTCTCCTACGACCCCGGTGACGAGCTGCCCGGAGACGTCCACCTCGTTGTGGGCGGTGGGGGCCAGGACTCGGGTCAGAGCCGGATCAAGGACGACCTGCTCGCCCGCGCCGCCGAGCTGAGCGCCTGGGCCTCCGACGGCGTGCCGATGCTCGTCATCTGCGGCCTCTACCAGCTCTTCGGGCACCGCTTCGCCACCGGCACGGGCACGGTCATCCCCGGCATCGGTGTCATCGACGCCGAGACTGTGGCGGGCCCCGGCCGGCTCATCGGCAACATCACGCTCGACACCGACGACCTGGGCCGTGTGGTCGGCTACGAGAACCACTCGGGGCTGACGACGCTCGGCCCGGGGGCCAGGCCCTTCGGCCGGGTGCTGAGCGGCGACGGCAACAACGGGACCGACTCCACCGAGGGCGGCCGCGTCCACCATCTCATCGGGACCTACCTGCACGGCTCGCTGCTGCCCAAGAACCCGGTGGTCGCCGACTGGCTGCTGGCCCGGGCGGTCGAGCACTCCGGCGGTCGATGGGACCCGGCTCCCATCGACGACACCTGGGCCGACCGGGCCCGAGCCGTCGCCATGTCCCGCCCCCGCTGA
- a CDS encoding nuclear transport factor 2 family protein encodes MVDHSPDPPHVPWELLSREPVFDLPEIIWDEDSFNAEVAADFHEIAASGTVYDRQTVQGIVLDRLAGLRPTSLDGGYRIEDAEVRLLGTDVAQVLYTLHGQRRVTRRSTLYRRRGTRWQVVFHQGTVVQGAAPLPPDHPAPGGAR; translated from the coding sequence ATGGTCGATCACAGCCCTGACCCGCCCCACGTGCCCTGGGAGCTGCTGAGCCGAGAGCCCGTCTTCGACCTCCCTGAGATCATCTGGGACGAGGATTCCTTCAATGCCGAGGTCGCTGCTGACTTCCATGAGATCGCTGCCTCGGGCACCGTGTACGACCGGCAGACGGTCCAGGGTATCGTCCTTGATCGCCTCGCCGGGCTCAGACCCACCTCGCTGGACGGGGGCTACCGCATCGAGGACGCTGAGGTACGGCTCCTGGGCACCGACGTCGCGCAGGTTCTCTACACCCTTCACGGACAAAGGCGAGTCACTCGCCGCTCGACGCTCTACCGGAGGCGGGGAACCCGGTGGCAGGTCGTCTTCCATCAGGGAACGGTCGTCCAGGGCGCCGCACCTCTGCCTCCTGATCACCCCGCTCCGGGAGGAGCACGGTAG
- a CDS encoding DUF4177 domain-containing protein, giving the protein MTTWEYATIPLLTHATKQILDQWGADGWELVQVVPGPAGSESLVAYLKRPRS; this is encoded by the coding sequence ATGACTACCTGGGAGTACGCTACCATCCCCCTGCTCACTCACGCCACGAAGCAGATCCTCGACCAGTGGGGTGCCGACGGCTGGGAGCTGGTCCAGGTCGTCCCCGGCCCGGCGGGCTCGGAGAGCCTCGTGGCGTACCTCAAGCGCCCTCGCTCCTGA
- a CDS encoding metallophosphoesterase, whose translation MAPRMTAPTALGVVGLAGAGLLGYALLEARWPVLRRVDVPVLARGEQPLTILHLSDLHLTDRTEARVAWVRDLAALGPDVVVNTGDNLSFASGLEPLRRALEPFSGLPGAFVLGDHDYRTTVFKLPTRYLLRDPRTANDPEREAAIEELPWEELRAIQVDNGWVDLTNARGSLEVDGRSIELVGVDDPHADRDLYPPLPTASAEDGRSGPPVVDHWGTPLRLGLLHAPYRRVLDAMAAEGVGLALAGHTHGGQLCLPGVGALVTNSDLDRGRASGLSRWPAPATGSPASPGRQDAAGANSHRQMHLHVSAGLGTSPYTPVRLACRPEATLLTLLPAS comes from the coding sequence GTGGCACCGCGCATGACGGCGCCGACGGCACTGGGTGTCGTCGGCCTGGCCGGTGCGGGCCTGCTCGGCTACGCGCTCCTCGAGGCCCGGTGGCCGGTCCTGCGACGCGTCGACGTGCCCGTCCTGGCACGTGGTGAGCAGCCGCTGACGATCCTGCACCTGTCGGACCTCCACCTCACTGACCGTACCGAGGCGCGGGTCGCCTGGGTCCGGGACCTGGCTGCCCTGGGCCCCGACGTCGTCGTCAACACCGGGGACAACCTGTCCTTCGCCTCCGGCCTGGAGCCGTTGCGCCGCGCCCTGGAGCCCTTCTCGGGCCTGCCAGGGGCCTTCGTCCTGGGCGACCACGACTACCGCACGACGGTCTTCAAGCTGCCGACCCGGTACCTGCTGCGTGACCCTCGCACCGCCAACGACCCCGAACGGGAGGCCGCGATCGAGGAGCTGCCCTGGGAGGAGCTGCGCGCCATCCAGGTCGACAACGGCTGGGTCGACCTCACCAACGCGCGCGGCTCCCTCGAGGTGGACGGCCGCAGCATCGAGCTCGTCGGCGTCGACGACCCCCATGCCGACCGCGACCTCTATCCTCCGCTGCCGACGGCCTCGGCTGAGGACGGACGCTCCGGGCCGCCGGTTGTCGACCACTGGGGCACCCCGCTGCGGCTGGGCCTCCTGCACGCCCCCTACCGGCGGGTCCTGGACGCCATGGCGGCCGAGGGCGTGGGGCTCGCGCTGGCGGGACACACCCACGGCGGTCAGCTGTGCCTTCCCGGCGTCGGCGCACTCGTCACGAACAGCGACCTCGACCGAGGCCGCGCCTCCGGCCTGTCGCGGTGGCCCGCGCCGGCCACAGGGAGCCCTGCTTCCCCGGGTCGACAGGACGCAGCAGGTGCGAACAGCCACAGGCAGATGCACCTGCACGTCTCGGCCGGCCTGGGGACGAGCCCCTACACCCCGGTCCGCCTCGCCTGCCGCCCCGAGGCCACCCTCCTCACGCTGCTGCCCGCGTCCTGA
- a CDS encoding WhiB family transcriptional regulator, which translates to MTTSDQTWAARAACSGVEPDQLFGKGAEQRDARSLCFSCPVRMECLAEALDTESSFGVWGGLTERERRALLRRFPEVTDWTAWLRREDDELVAEIHAHRAPRILARVR; encoded by the coding sequence ATGACGACGAGCGACCAGACCTGGGCGGCTCGCGCCGCCTGTTCGGGGGTCGAGCCCGACCAGCTCTTCGGCAAGGGGGCGGAGCAGCGCGACGCCCGCTCGCTGTGCTTCTCCTGCCCGGTGCGCATGGAGTGCCTGGCGGAGGCGCTCGACACCGAGTCCTCCTTCGGTGTGTGGGGAGGGCTGACCGAGAGGGAGCGTCGGGCGCTGCTGCGCCGCTTCCCCGAGGTCACCGACTGGACCGCCTGGCTGCGGCGCGAGGACGATGAGCTGGTCGCTGAGATCCACGCCCACCGCGCCCCCAGGATCCTGGCCCGCGTCCGCTGA
- a CDS encoding YegS/Rv2252/BmrU family lipid kinase, whose product MRATHLHRLELSLFPALSVLFAWWTALVVTGGTRVLDARLRPPLLEPRSAAGQMSEAFSLVTHPFVIFLAIGVAAWLSFKRRMRRLAVALGVAALAIPLQVLLAIWIDRARPPTAFADSISHVGGAYPASHVTAVTVGAWVLVTLTRAHRRPGSSVARSSVLAVTAVAFTATCQWAMGLTYVSDIIGGLLLGASVANLALLVGGVDTILSNWAHLGLPEGDLDKRAAVVFNPTKFDDLSLLRRRVESEVLALGWQPTVWLETTPDDPGHHAARRAIEAGADVVLVAGGDGTVRAVSAELSGTDTPIALLPSGTGNLLARNLGIPLDIDDALRLALTGVSRRIDVVRARTDDADERFVVMAGMGLDAQIMDSTNDGLKKVIRAGAYAVAAVQNAVPNPFPATVTLDDGEPTQQDVVMVLVGNVGTITAGMTLFPHASPSDGQIDLMLASPDKVIDWARLGAQILTGKDMEGFATSSAARLRIETDEPVPFELDGDTAGTTRTLSIEVEPAALRVIVPEA is encoded by the coding sequence ATGCGCGCCACGCACCTGCACCGCCTCGAGCTCAGCCTCTTCCCGGCCCTGTCTGTGCTGTTCGCCTGGTGGACCGCCCTGGTCGTCACCGGCGGGACCCGGGTTCTCGACGCCCGCCTGCGCCCTCCCCTGCTTGAGCCGCGCTCCGCCGCGGGTCAGATGTCGGAGGCCTTCTCACTGGTCACCCACCCCTTCGTCATCTTCCTGGCGATCGGCGTGGCGGCCTGGCTGTCCTTCAAGCGTCGGATGCGTCGCCTGGCGGTGGCGCTGGGGGTCGCCGCCCTGGCGATCCCCCTTCAGGTCCTCCTCGCCATCTGGATCGACCGAGCCCGCCCGCCCACGGCCTTCGCGGACTCGATCTCGCACGTCGGCGGCGCCTACCCGGCCAGCCACGTCACAGCGGTCACGGTCGGCGCCTGGGTGCTCGTCACCCTGACCCGGGCCCACCGGCGTCCCGGGTCATCGGTGGCGAGGTCATCGGTCCTGGCGGTGACCGCCGTCGCCTTCACCGCGACCTGCCAGTGGGCGATGGGACTGACCTACGTCTCGGACATCATCGGCGGCCTCCTTCTGGGGGCGTCAGTGGCCAACCTCGCGCTTCTCGTCGGCGGGGTCGACACGATCCTGTCCAACTGGGCGCATCTGGGCCTGCCCGAGGGCGACCTCGACAAGCGAGCCGCCGTCGTCTTCAACCCCACGAAGTTCGACGACCTGTCCCTGCTGCGCCGCCGCGTCGAGTCCGAGGTCCTCGCCCTGGGCTGGCAGCCCACCGTGTGGCTGGAGACCACCCCGGACGACCCGGGTCACCACGCCGCCCGCCGCGCCATCGAGGCGGGGGCCGACGTCGTCCTGGTCGCCGGCGGCGACGGGACGGTGCGGGCCGTGTCCGCCGAGCTCTCCGGCACCGACACGCCGATCGCCCTGCTGCCCTCGGGCACAGGCAACCTCCTGGCCCGCAACCTCGGGATCCCTCTCGACATCGACGACGCCCTGCGCCTGGCCCTGACCGGCGTCAGCCGCAGGATCGACGTCGTGCGGGCCCGCACCGATGACGCCGACGAGCGCTTCGTCGTCATGGCGGGCATGGGACTGGACGCACAGATCATGGACTCGACCAACGACGGGCTCAAGAAGGTGATCCGGGCGGGCGCCTACGCCGTGGCCGCCGTCCAGAACGCGGTGCCCAACCCCTTCCCGGCCACGGTCACCCTTGACGACGGAGAGCCGACCCAGCAGGACGTCGTCATGGTGCTCGTCGGCAACGTGGGGACGATCACGGCCGGGATGACGCTGTTCCCCCACGCCTCACCGTCCGACGGACAGATCGACCTCATGCTCGCCAGTCCTGACAAGGTGATCGACTGGGCCCGCCTGGGCGCCCAGATCCTCACCGGCAAGGACATGGAGGGCTTCGCCACCTCCTCGGCCGCCCGCCTGCGCATCGAGACCGACGAGCCGGTCCCCTTCGAGCTCGACGGCGACACCGCCGGGACCACCCGGACCCTGAGCATCGAGGTCGAGCCGGCCGCCCTGCGGGTCATCGTCCCCGAGGCCTGA